In Topomyia yanbarensis strain Yona2022 chromosome 2, ASM3024719v1, whole genome shotgun sequence, one DNA window encodes the following:
- the LOC131683971 gene encoding small ribosomal subunit protein uS5: protein MADAAPARGGFRGGFGSRGGGRGRGGGRGRGRGRGRGRGGKEDSKEWVPVTKLGRLVRDGKIRTLEEIYLYSLPIKEFEIIDFFLNRSLKDEVLKIMPVQKQTRAGQRTRFKAFVAIGDSNGHIGLGVKCSKEVATAIRGAIILAKLSVVPVRRGYWGNKIGKPHTVPCKVFGKCGSVLVRLIPAPRGTGIVSAPVPKKLLQMAGIEDCYTMTRGSTTTLGNFAKATYAAIAKTYAFLTPDLWKDLPLSKTPYQEYADFLEKTSKTGQRIIEL from the exons aTGGCGGACGCAGCTCCAGCCCGTGGTGGATTTAGAGGAGGATTTGGTTCTCGCGGCGGTGGTCGTGGACGTGGCGGCGGTCGCGGAAGAGGTCGTGGACGTGGGCGCGGTCGTGGTGGTAAGGAAGACTCCAAAGAATGGGTACCAGTAACCAAGCTTGGTCGCCTAGTTCGTGATGGCAAAATTCGCACCCTGGAGGAAATCTACTTGTACTCGCTGCCCATTAAAGAGTTCGAGATCATTGACTTTTTCCTGAACCGTTCGCTCAAGGACGAGGTGTTGAAAATTATGCCCGTTCAAAAGCAGACTCGTGCCGGTCAGCGTACCCGTTTCAAGGCATTTGTCGCTATCGGCGATAGCAATGGGCACATTGGCCTGGGCGTCAAGTGCAGCAAGGAAGTTGCCACCGCTATTCGAGGAGCGATTATTCTTGCCAAGCTGTCTGTTGTTCCAGTTCGTCGTGGATACTGGGGTAATAAGATTGGTAAACCCCACACCGTACCCTGCAAG GTCTTCGGAAAATGTGGCTCGGTTTTAGTGCGTCTAATTCCGGCTCCTCGCGGTACTGGTATTGTTTCCGCTCCGGTTCCGAAGAAACTGCTGCAAATGGCAGGTATTGAAGATTGCTACACGATGACACGTGGATCAACCACAACGCTTGGTAATTTCGCCAAGGCTACCTATGCGGCCATCGCTAAGACCTACGCTTTCCTTACACCGGACCTGTGGAAGGATCTGCCATTGAGCAAGACCCCATACCAGGAGTATGCTGATTTCCTAGAGAAGACCAGCAAGACCGGACAGCGCATCATTGAATTGTAA